A DNA window from Anaerolineae bacterium contains the following coding sequences:
- a CDS encoding polysaccharide biosynthesis protein — MRDASYRPEPDSRLFVWLTHLHNRHFMLADILVFILSAVLSVLFTHGSLRPLREWVISYISLSIIIKLVSLYAAGVYHRFWRYASGYEFVRLLVAVVAGSFLLTLAAYLLALAGYLPAPPFSLLVMDFLMTAGGVTGTRYGLRLVESWLRFRNLSPSKRSFQRVLLVGASPMGAMMVTEMQENPQLGLIPVGFVDDELAGRGVRIRDVPVLGGVDQLENFVRGYKIHQVFITWPNAPGKLVRQVMEVAQRNGARVGIAPDVTQVLEGQITCNRIREVQLEDLLRRDPVPIDMSRVEAILRGRRVMVTGAGGSIGSELCRQAARCGPAELILLGHGENSLFSVSNELRQLFPDLTMHVVVADIRDTERMEQVFERYRPECVFHAAAHKHVPLMEENPEEAVTNNVWGTWNLLNLSGRYGVERFVLISTDKAVMPSSVMGATKRVAELLLREKARELGRPYVAVRFGNVLGSRGSVVPLFREQIARGGPITITHPEAERYFMTIPEAAQLVLQAAALGQGGEIFVLDMGTRVKIIDLALDLIRLSGLMPGRDIDIVYTGLRPGEKLREEIFIDSERHSRTAHERIFVSKEDLGAPADPVGLYQQVSELIKIARRGDPDAVRRKLREIVPEFGQEDTAQE; from the coding sequence GTGAGGGACGCCAGCTACCGCCCGGAGCCAGACAGCCGGCTGTTCGTCTGGCTGACCCACCTCCACAACCGCCATTTCATGCTGGCGGATATCCTGGTCTTCATCCTCTCGGCAGTGTTGAGCGTCCTGTTCACCCACGGCTCCCTGCGGCCCCTGCGGGAGTGGGTGATTTCGTACATCAGTTTGAGCATCATTATCAAGCTGGTCAGCCTGTATGCGGCCGGCGTGTATCACCGCTTCTGGCGCTACGCCAGCGGCTATGAGTTCGTCCGGCTCCTTGTTGCCGTGGTGGCCGGCTCCTTCCTGCTGACGCTGGCGGCATACCTGCTGGCCCTCGCCGGCTACCTCCCTGCCCCGCCCTTCTCCCTCCTGGTCATGGACTTCTTGATGACCGCGGGCGGCGTCACCGGCACGCGCTACGGCCTGCGCCTGGTGGAGAGCTGGCTGCGCTTCCGCAATCTCAGTCCTTCCAAACGCAGTTTCCAGCGGGTCCTGCTGGTCGGCGCCAGCCCGATGGGCGCCATGATGGTGACCGAGATGCAGGAAAATCCCCAGCTCGGGCTGATTCCGGTCGGGTTCGTGGATGATGAGCTGGCCGGCCGCGGGGTGCGCATCCGCGACGTGCCGGTGTTGGGCGGCGTGGACCAGCTCGAAAACTTCGTGCGCGGCTACAAAATCCATCAAGTCTTCATCACTTGGCCCAACGCGCCCGGCAAGCTGGTGCGCCAGGTCATGGAAGTCGCCCAGCGGAACGGCGCCAGGGTGGGCATTGCCCCCGATGTCACCCAGGTGCTGGAGGGGCAGATCACCTGCAACCGCATCCGCGAGGTCCAGCTCGAGGACCTCCTGCGGCGCGACCCGGTGCCCATTGACATGTCGCGCGTGGAGGCCATCCTGCGCGGCCGGCGGGTCATGGTCACCGGCGCCGGCGGCTCCATCGGGAGCGAGCTGTGCCGGCAGGCGGCCCGCTGTGGGCCGGCAGAGCTTATCCTGCTGGGACACGGCGAGAATTCCCTCTTCTCCGTCAGCAACGAACTGCGCCAGCTTTTCCCCGACCTCACCATGCACGTGGTGGTGGCAGACATCCGGGACACCGAACGCATGGAGCAAGTTTTCGAGCGCTATCGGCCCGAGTGCGTCTTCCATGCCGCGGCGCACAAACACGTGCCGCTGATGGAAGAAAATCCCGAAGAAGCGGTGACCAATAACGTCTGGGGCACGTGGAACCTGCTGAACCTGTCCGGGCGCTACGGCGTGGAGCGCTTCGTGCTCATCTCCACGGACAAGGCGGTCATGCCCAGCAGTGTCATGGGCGCTACCAAACGGGTGGCGGAGCTACTACTGCGGGAGAAGGCACGGGAGCTGGGCCGGCCGTATGTCGCCGTGCGCTTCGGCAACGTGCTCGGCAGTCGCGGCAGTGTCGTGCCGCTGTTCCGCGAACAGATCGCCCGCGGCGGCCCCATCACCATCACCCATCCCGAGGCTGAGCGCTACTTCATGACCATCCCGGAAGCGGCCCAACTGGTCCTGCAGGCCGCCGCGCTTGGCCAGGGCGGCGAGATATTCGTGCTGGACATGGGCACGCGCGTCAAGATCATTGACCTGGCGCTGGACCTCATCCGCCTGTCCGGGCTGATGCCCGGCCGCGACATTGACATTGTCTACACCGGCCTGCGGCCGGGGGAGAAACTGCGCGAGGAGATATTCATTGACAGTGAGCGGCACTCGCGCACCGCACACGAGCGCATTTTCGTCTCGAAGGAGGACCTGGGCGCGCCGGCCGACCCGGTCGGGCTGTACCAACAGGTCAGTGAGCTTATCAAGATCGCCCGCCGCGGCGACCCGGACGCCGTGCGCAGGAAGCTTCGCGAGATCGTCCCCGAGTTCGGCCAGGAAGATACCGCACAAGAATGA
- a CDS encoding MFS transporter, giving the protein MDDVSASARARAIIRDMRLVVFLLSLPFGMLWFMLPVVGRDMGASALEIGGLYSVFSLMTVLLRPVVGRAIDHFGRRPFFLAGAASYAVGNLAYAAATNVAGLYAARIAQGVGSGLTWLAAYSMVADLAGSLERGGRFGQIDEMASRGGIVGIAAAFALMGYLGESAGWSASFYLFTAVGLLALAIAARRVPETAPARRTAPQTAGQPVPWSQRWQKYRSLFHASFTTLMGIVLLTASAYALTSPILILFLRDHITSSVVHIALAFAPSALIYAFLPSRLGKISDRFGRRLPMGIALAVGGLVSLAIPHLRSIWPLIMLWIAESVCFAGATPAEEALVADLSAPDARGLAYGIYTGTYSLGSVIGPLLGGWVYERYGEATPFFIAAGMLWLGAALIFRVLKVPAPAGPAAELAAAEGNKAEV; this is encoded by the coding sequence ATGGATGACGTCTCTGCCAGCGCTCGCGCCCGGGCCATCATCCGCGACATGCGGCTGGTGGTATTCCTGCTGTCTTTGCCCTTTGGTATGCTGTGGTTCATGCTGCCGGTGGTGGGCAGGGATATGGGCGCCAGCGCGCTGGAAATCGGCGGCCTTTACTCGGTCTTCTCGCTGATGACCGTCCTGCTTCGTCCCGTGGTGGGGCGGGCCATTGACCATTTCGGCCGCCGGCCCTTTTTCCTGGCCGGCGCGGCATCCTATGCTGTGGGGAATCTGGCCTACGCCGCCGCTACCAATGTCGCCGGGCTGTACGCGGCGCGCATTGCCCAGGGGGTGGGGAGCGGCCTGACCTGGCTGGCCGCCTACTCGATGGTCGCGGACCTGGCCGGCAGTCTGGAACGCGGCGGCCGCTTCGGCCAGATTGACGAGATGGCCTCGCGCGGCGGCATCGTCGGCATCGCCGCCGCCTTCGCCCTGATGGGCTACCTGGGGGAAAGCGCCGGCTGGTCGGCCAGCTTCTACCTTTTCACGGCGGTGGGACTGCTGGCGCTTGCCATAGCCGCCCGGCGCGTGCCGGAGACCGCGCCGGCCAGGCGCACCGCCCCGCAGACAGCCGGCCAACCTGTCCCCTGGTCCCAGCGCTGGCAGAAATATCGCTCCCTCTTTCATGCTTCCTTCACCACGCTGATGGGCATCGTCCTGCTGACCGCCTCGGCCTACGCGCTGACCAGCCCTATCCTGATCCTGTTCCTGCGCGACCATATCACCAGCAGTGTCGTTCACATAGCCCTGGCGTTCGCCCCATCGGCACTTATCTACGCCTTCCTGCCTTCCCGGCTGGGGAAGATCAGCGACCGCTTTGGCCGGCGCCTGCCCATGGGCATCGCGCTGGCGGTCGGCGGCCTGGTGTCGCTGGCCATACCGCACCTGCGCTCCATTTGGCCGCTGATCATGCTGTGGATCGCGGAATCGGTGTGCTTCGCCGGCGCCACGCCGGCGGAGGAGGCGCTGGTGGCAGACCTTTCTGCCCCCGACGCGCGCGGCCTGGCCTACGGCATATACACCGGCACGTACAGCCTCGGCTCTGTCATTGGGCCGCTCCTCGGCGGGTGGGTGTATGAGCGCTATGGCGAGGCGACGCCCTTTTTCATCGCCGCCGGCATGCTCTGGCTCGGCGCCGCGCTCATCTTCCGTGTGCTGAAGGTGCCGGCGCCGGCCGGCCCGGCCGCCGAGCTCGCGGCGGCCGAGGGGAACAAGGCGGAGGTGTAG